In Shouchella patagoniensis, the following are encoded in one genomic region:
- a CDS encoding ABC transporter permease yields MKSYFMRRILYLIPTLIGASILIFFLYSLIPGNFIDTDPNLTAERKAELYALYGFDQPIVIRYFIWIGNLFQGDLGYSLQFQRPVTEVLGNYIWSSFIVAFASLFLTWGIAIVVGIVSATKQYSFYDSVVTILVFAAMATPSFFLGLIVIKFFAVDLGWFPAGGMTTSGMDYTGWAYVKDVLEHMILPVLVLTMLGIGGLTRYFRTNMLEVVKQDFVRTARAKGLKEKVVIYKHALRNAMLPAITLFAFELPALFSGAIITEQIFNWPGIGAIYMQAFSVRDYPLLMGFTMFIALLTVISNLIADLLYGVADPRVRVR; encoded by the coding sequence ATGAAAAGTTATTTTATGAGGCGAATCTTATATTTAATTCCCACGCTCATTGGGGCTTCGATTTTAATCTTTTTTTTGTATTCTTTAATTCCTGGCAATTTTATTGATACGGATCCTAATTTAACCGCAGAGCGAAAAGCGGAGTTGTATGCGTTATATGGTTTTGACCAACCAATTGTTATTCGGTATTTTATCTGGATCGGGAATTTGTTTCAAGGTGATTTAGGCTATTCTCTTCAGTTCCAACGGCCGGTGACTGAAGTACTTGGTAACTACATATGGAGTTCGTTTATTGTTGCTTTTGCCTCATTATTTCTTACTTGGGGGATTGCCATTGTTGTTGGTATTGTCTCTGCTACGAAGCAGTATTCATTTTATGATTCGGTTGTAACGATCCTTGTTTTTGCAGCTATGGCAACCCCGTCGTTTTTTTTAGGACTCATTGTCATTAAATTCTTTGCGGTGGATTTAGGGTGGTTTCCTGCAGGTGGGATGACGACTTCCGGCATGGATTATACTGGCTGGGCCTACGTAAAGGATGTTCTCGAACATATGATTTTGCCTGTTCTTGTGTTAACGATGCTCGGAATTGGCGGTTTAACAAGGTATTTTCGGACAAATATGCTTGAAGTTGTGAAACAAGACTTTGTCCGAACAGCTCGGGCGAAGGGGTTAAAAGAGAAGGTGGTCATCTATAAGCATGCATTAAGGAATGCTATGCTGCCTGCGATCACATTGTTCGCATTTGAGCTTCCAGCACTTTTTAGTGGGGCAATTATTACCGAACAAATTTTTAATTGGCCAGGGATAGGTGCCATTTACATGCAAGCATTTTCCGTACGTGATTATCCGCTCTTGATGGGCTTTACAATGTTTATTGCTCTATTGACGGTTATTAGCAACTTAATTGCCGATCTCCTTTACGGTGTAGCGGACCCGCGGGTTCGGGTAAGATAG
- the opp4C gene encoding oligopeptide ABC transporter permease — protein sequence MENRPDIETKTLQMEQKGHKSSLWKEVGRRFIKKKIAMFGFIFLLFIFLFSFVGPLFSPYTTAGTNTQMIHQPPSMSHWLGTDHLGRDVLTRLMLAGRISLTVGLGAMALAVSIGGLLGMLAGYYRGIIDQVVMRFADILMTLPGLPLLFIMAAVMSEWRVPAEQRLYIVMIMLSLVNWPGLARLVRSQVLSLREREFMQATDALGLRDRRKVLNHLLPNVLPLLIVTATLSVGGAILSESVLSFFGLGVVPPTASWGNMINTANTLIDFTNRPWLWIPPGIAIFATVISVNLLGDGLRDAIDPNMKGR from the coding sequence ATGGAGAATCGTCCTGATATAGAGACAAAAACGCTTCAAATGGAACAGAAAGGCCATAAATCTTCTTTGTGGAAAGAAGTTGGCAGACGTTTTATAAAAAAGAAAATTGCGATGTTTGGTTTTATTTTTTTGTTATTCATTTTTTTATTTAGTTTTGTCGGGCCGTTGTTCTCACCGTATACAACAGCAGGAACAAATACACAGATGATTCACCAACCACCTAGTATGTCTCATTGGCTTGGGACAGATCATTTAGGTAGAGATGTGTTGACTCGGCTGATGCTTGCTGGTCGTATTTCATTGACGGTTGGGCTTGGTGCAATGGCGCTCGCTGTATCCATTGGTGGATTGCTAGGAATGTTGGCAGGCTATTATCGTGGAATCATTGATCAAGTGGTTATGAGATTTGCTGATATTTTAATGACATTACCAGGATTGCCTCTGCTATTTATTATGGCAGCGGTCATGTCGGAATGGCGCGTTCCAGCAGAACAACGACTTTACATTGTCATGATCATGTTGAGCTTAGTAAATTGGCCTGGACTTGCTCGTCTTGTTCGCAGCCAAGTACTAAGTTTAAGAGAACGAGAGTTCATGCAAGCGACAGATGCGCTTGGTCTGAGAGATCGGCGTAAAGTATTAAATCACCTGCTGCCAAATGTCTTGCCACTTCTCATCGTGACAGCTACATTGAGTGTTGGTGGAGCGATTTTAAGTGAATCCGTTTTAAGTTTCTTCGGATTAGGTGTTGTGCCCCCTACCGCTTCGTGGGGAAATATGATTAATACAGCAAATACATTAATTGATTTTACAAATCGTCCGTGGTTATGGATCCCACCAGGAATTGCCATTTTTGCAACGGTTATTTCAGTTAACTTACTTGGTGATGGTCTGCGAGATGCGATTGATCCAAATATGAAAGGTAGGTAA
- a CDS encoding ABC transporter ATP-binding protein has translation MESQTPALELKNVSTYFQAEAGLVKAVDQINFKVGHGETVCVVGESGCGKSVTAMTIMGLVQQPGVVSGTITLDGKELSALPKGEMRKLRGNELAMIFQEPMSSLNPVLTIGEQIMEPLLEHQLISKKEAKKKALELIQMVGIGREEQIFRSYPHQMSGGMLQRIMIAIALSCDPKMLIADEPTTALDVTIQAQILDLLRSLKEEKKMSMLLITHDLGVVAEVADYVVVMYAGKVIEQGPVEAIFEEPKHPYTKGLLQSKPILGSRRKKLYTIPGQVPNLMNLSPSCYFADRCEHCMDVCTVKRPDLKQEGEARNHQVACWLYDSEKVAQ, from the coding sequence ATGGAAAGCCAAACACCTGCTTTGGAATTAAAAAATGTAAGCACCTATTTTCAAGCAGAAGCAGGACTTGTTAAAGCGGTTGATCAAATCAATTTTAAAGTCGGGCATGGAGAGACGGTATGTGTTGTAGGGGAATCTGGTTGTGGTAAAAGCGTAACGGCTATGACGATCATGGGACTCGTCCAGCAACCAGGTGTGGTTTCAGGAACGATTACACTTGATGGAAAAGAATTAAGCGCGTTGCCAAAAGGAGAAATGCGTAAGTTGCGTGGGAATGAACTCGCAATGATCTTTCAAGAACCGATGTCCTCATTAAATCCGGTTTTGACAATTGGCGAGCAAATAATGGAACCTTTGCTCGAACACCAGCTTATCTCAAAAAAAGAAGCGAAGAAAAAAGCGCTTGAGTTAATTCAGATGGTTGGAATTGGGAGAGAAGAGCAGATTTTCCGTTCTTACCCTCATCAAATGAGCGGAGGCATGTTGCAGCGAATTATGATTGCAATTGCCCTTAGTTGTGACCCGAAAATGTTAATAGCGGATGAACCAACGACTGCACTTGATGTAACCATCCAAGCACAAATATTAGACTTGTTAAGAAGTTTAAAAGAAGAAAAAAAGATGTCGATGCTTCTCATTACCCATGACTTGGGAGTTGTTGCAGAAGTGGCAGATTATGTGGTCGTCATGTACGCAGGAAAAGTGATTGAACAAGGTCCGGTAGAAGCGATTTTTGAAGAGCCAAAACATCCTTATACAAAAGGCCTGCTTCAATCAAAACCAATTCTCGGTTCGCGTAGAAAAAAATTATATACAATCCCTGGCCAAGTGCCAAATTTAATGAACTTATCTCCTTCTTGTTATTTCGCTGATCGGTGTGAGCATTGTATGGATGTGTGCACGGTGAAACGGCCAGATTTAAAGCAAGAAGGGGAGGCGCGCAATCATCAAGTTGCTTGTTGGCTATATGATTCGGAGAAGGTGGCACAATGA
- a CDS encoding ABC transporter ATP-binding protein, which produces MKQPIVTIESLKKEYASKASFWNRHSEVVRAVDGVSFSIEEGETFGLVGESGSGKSTIGKSVLRLEEITEGTVEYKGQDLHRLSKNEMRKLRPKLQFVFQDPFSSLNPRLRIGDALAEPLIDHGLASKKEAYDKVLETMELCGLPAYHMNKFPHEFSGGQRQRIGIARAVIMDPEFIVADEPVSALDVSIQAQIINLFQELQEKKKMALLFISHDLSVVEHLCTRIGVLYLGTMMEMASRDQLYENPLHPYTKALLSAVPVADPKKRKDRIVLKGDIPNPASPPSGCKFHTRCPLAMEACKSTVPVFKEAEPGHYVACHLVE; this is translated from the coding sequence ATGAAGCAGCCAATTGTAACAATAGAAAGCTTAAAAAAAGAATATGCCTCAAAAGCGAGTTTTTGGAACCGCCATTCTGAAGTAGTAAGAGCAGTCGATGGCGTTAGCTTTTCAATCGAAGAAGGAGAAACCTTTGGATTAGTCGGGGAATCAGGTAGTGGCAAAAGTACGATCGGAAAATCCGTTTTGCGCCTTGAAGAAATTACAGAAGGAACTGTCGAATACAAAGGACAAGACTTGCATCGTTTATCTAAGAATGAGATGAGGAAACTACGACCGAAGCTCCAATTCGTTTTTCAAGATCCATTCAGTTCGCTAAATCCTAGGTTGCGTATTGGAGATGCTTTAGCTGAACCGTTAATTGACCACGGACTTGCTTCAAAAAAGGAAGCCTATGATAAGGTTTTGGAAACGATGGAGCTTTGTGGTTTGCCAGCTTATCATATGAATAAATTTCCTCATGAGTTTAGTGGCGGACAACGGCAACGTATTGGGATTGCAAGAGCTGTTATTATGGATCCGGAATTTATCGTTGCCGATGAACCTGTTTCTGCCTTAGATGTTTCGATTCAAGCACAGATTATTAACTTGTTCCAAGAACTGCAAGAAAAGAAAAAGATGGCATTACTGTTTATTTCTCATGATTTAAGCGTCGTCGAGCACCTTTGTACAAGAATAGGTGTGCTTTATTTAGGTACAATGATGGAAATGGCAAGTCGGGATCAATTGTATGAAAATCCGCTCCATCCTTACACGAAGGCGCTTTTATCCGCTGTTCCCGTAGCTGACCCGAAAAAACGTAAAGATAGGATTGTCTTAAAAGGAGATATTCCAAACCCTGCTTCTCCCCCGAGTGGCTGCAAATTCCATACCCGCTGTCCATTGGCGATGGAGGCATGCAAGTCAACTGTGCCTGTTTTTAAGGAAGCGGAGCCAGGTCACTATGTTGCTTGCCATCTTGTTGAGTGA
- the glpK gene encoding glycerol kinase GlpK, whose protein sequence is MTKSYILSIDQGTTSSRAILFNNQGEIVKTAQREFKQYFPHPGWVEHNANEIWTSVLAVVTEVFTESDIEPRNVAGIGITNQRETTVIWDKHTGKPIYNALVWQSRQTESICKDLREAGLNDTFRKKTGLLLDPYFSGTKAKWILDHVDGARERAEKGDLLFGTIDTWLIWKLSGGKAHVTDYTNAARTLMYNIHDLHWDDELLELLDVPKQMLPEVRSSSEVYAETVDYHFFGENIPIAGVAGDQHAALFGQACFEKGMVKSTYGTGCFILMNTGDKAVESKNGLLTTLAWGIDGKVEYALEGSVFVSGSAIQWLRDGLEIIESAPQSEELATRITSSDGVYLVPAFVGLGTPYWDSEARGAMFGLTRGTERSHIVRATLESLAYQTKDVMAAMESDAGIESKKLRADGGAVANDFLMQFQSDLLDAPVEIPTVTETTALGAAYLAGLAVGVWKSKEDIARKWNMDRSFESKMKDEERDALYGGWRKAVDATMAFKP, encoded by the coding sequence ATGACTAAATCTTACATTCTTTCAATTGATCAAGGAACAACAAGTTCGAGAGCAATTCTTTTTAACAATCAAGGTGAAATAGTGAAAACGGCTCAACGTGAGTTTAAACAATATTTCCCTCACCCAGGTTGGGTAGAACACAATGCTAATGAAATCTGGACGTCTGTCCTCGCCGTCGTTACTGAAGTATTTACAGAATCAGATATTGAACCACGGAACGTTGCTGGCATCGGCATTACAAACCAACGAGAAACAACGGTCATTTGGGATAAACATACGGGCAAACCAATCTACAATGCACTCGTTTGGCAGTCAAGACAAACAGAAAGCATTTGTAAAGACTTACGTGAAGCTGGATTAAATGATACATTCCGTAAGAAAACTGGATTGTTGTTAGACCCTTACTTTTCTGGAACAAAAGCAAAATGGATTCTTGATCATGTAGACGGAGCAAGAGAACGAGCAGAAAAAGGCGATCTTTTATTTGGAACAATCGATACATGGCTTATTTGGAAATTGAGCGGGGGGAAAGCCCACGTTACTGATTATACAAATGCGGCGCGGACACTCATGTACAATATTCATGACTTACATTGGGACGATGAGCTACTTGAACTACTTGATGTACCTAAACAAATGCTACCAGAAGTTCGGTCATCTTCTGAAGTGTATGCAGAAACAGTTGATTACCATTTCTTCGGTGAAAATATACCGATTGCTGGAGTTGCTGGCGATCAACACGCTGCTCTCTTCGGCCAAGCATGTTTTGAAAAAGGAATGGTTAAAAGCACGTATGGAACGGGCTGCTTTATTCTCATGAATACAGGAGACAAGGCAGTGGAATCAAAAAACGGGCTTTTAACAACACTTGCTTGGGGCATTGATGGAAAAGTGGAGTATGCTCTTGAAGGCAGCGTATTTGTTTCCGGATCAGCCATTCAATGGCTCCGGGACGGCCTTGAAATTATTGAATCTGCTCCCCAAAGTGAAGAGCTTGCCACTCGAATCACGTCATCCGACGGCGTTTACCTCGTTCCTGCTTTTGTAGGACTAGGCACTCCCTATTGGGACAGCGAGGCACGCGGAGCAATGTTTGGTCTGACGCGTGGGACAGAACGATCCCATATTGTCCGCGCGACCCTTGAATCTCTTGCTTATCAAACAAAAGATGTGATGGCAGCAATGGAGTCAGATGCGGGTATTGAATCAAAAAAACTACGTGCTGATGGCGGTGCAGTTGCCAATGACTTTTTAATGCAATTCCAAAGTGATTTGCTTGACGCCCCAGTTGAAATTCCAACCGTTACCGAAACAACTGCGCTTGGCGCAGCCTACCTTGCTGGACTTGCAGTTGGCGTCTGGAAAAGCAAAGAAGACATTGCTCGTAAGTGGAATATGGATCGCTCCTTTGAATCAAAAATGAAAGACGAAGAACGAGACGCATTATATGGCGGCTGGAGAAAAGCTGTCGATGCGACGATGGCATTTAAGCCATAA
- a CDS encoding MIP/aquaporin family protein, whose translation MAEIIAELVGTMILIIFGAGVVAGANLKRSNAEGAGWVAISLGWGFAVALGVYVSGTVSEAHLNPAVTIGFAAIGEFPWAQVPGYILGQIAGAFLGAVVVFLHYYPHWKVTDEPSTKLSVFATGPAIRHLPSNFISELIGTAVLVFGLLAIGANTFSDGLNPIIVGVLIIAIGLSLGGTTGYAINPARDLGPRIAHAILPINKKGPSDWAYSWVPILGPITGGVVGAFLFTLLF comes from the coding sequence TTGGCAGAAATCATTGCTGAATTAGTAGGGACGATGATCCTAATTATATTTGGTGCTGGGGTTGTCGCCGGAGCTAATTTAAAACGCTCAAATGCAGAGGGGGCTGGTTGGGTAGCGATATCCCTTGGTTGGGGGTTTGCCGTCGCATTAGGAGTTTACGTTTCAGGCACAGTAAGCGAAGCCCACTTAAACCCTGCCGTTACGATTGGCTTTGCAGCAATTGGGGAGTTTCCCTGGGCGCAAGTTCCTGGCTACATACTAGGGCAAATTGCAGGCGCTTTCTTAGGGGCGGTTGTTGTATTCCTTCATTACTATCCACATTGGAAAGTAACGGATGAGCCAAGTACAAAACTTAGTGTTTTTGCAACCGGACCAGCAATTCGCCATCTTCCATCCAACTTTATAAGCGAATTAATTGGTACAGCTGTGTTGGTTTTTGGTTTACTCGCCATTGGCGCAAATACGTTTAGCGACGGTTTAAATCCAATTATCGTTGGTGTACTCATTATTGCAATCGGTTTATCTCTTGGTGGAACAACAGGTTACGCAATTAACCCTGCTCGTGACCTCGGGCCACGAATCGCTCATGCCATCTTGCCAATTAATAAAAAAGGCCCATCTGATTGGGCGTATTCATGGGTACCTATTCTCGGACCTATCACAGGCGGAGTCGTTGGTGCATTTCTTTTCACACTCTTATTCTAA
- a CDS encoding glycosyl hydrolase, translating to MVNNRQKKGVHQICIHPKREVELESYVVPQLLEQTIFTIRGDMQLLPNTEFETSLQYTGVLPSLPNVGTDTERLNGYLQDAQADYPTGQDTYELGKYLGKLANLAPIADQTGETELANSFRDELQSNLEEWLVATGGDGGLKSENLFYYNENWGTLLGYHAAHGSAVRINDHHFHYGYFVKAAAEIARVNPDWASDEEWGGMIDLLIRDFAAGRDDEMFPYLRMFDPYSGHSWADGLATFDSGNNQESSSEAMHAWTNLILWAEATNDDELRHRTIYLYTTEMSAINDYFFDVHDEIHPDAYQPEIVTINWGGKMDHATWWNSGMVEKYAINWLPIHGGALYLGHHPNYVERAYNELYTRNGSTDWNWWANMVWAYRAFTDQVMLLAK from the coding sequence ATGGTTAATAATAGACAAAAAAAGGGTGTACATCAAATATGTATTCATCCTAAAAGAGAGGTAGAACTAGAAAGCTATGTTGTTCCACAGTTGCTTGAGCAAACAATTTTTACGATTCGAGGAGATATGCAACTGCTTCCAAACACAGAATTCGAAACATCACTCCAATACACAGGTGTTTTACCAAGCTTGCCAAACGTTGGAACGGATACGGAGCGTTTAAATGGGTATCTTCAAGACGCTCAAGCTGATTATCCAACCGGTCAAGATACGTATGAACTCGGTAAGTATTTAGGAAAACTAGCAAATCTTGCCCCAATTGCTGATCAAACTGGCGAGACTGAGCTTGCTAATTCATTTCGTGACGAACTGCAGTCCAACCTTGAAGAGTGGCTCGTTGCTACAGGGGGAGATGGGGGACTAAAAAGCGAAAACCTATTTTACTACAACGAAAACTGGGGAACGTTACTTGGGTATCATGCAGCCCACGGTTCGGCAGTACGCATCAATGACCACCATTTTCATTATGGCTATTTTGTAAAAGCAGCGGCTGAGATTGCTCGTGTAAACCCAGACTGGGCAAGCGATGAAGAGTGGGGCGGCATGATTGATTTGCTGATCCGCGACTTTGCGGCAGGGCGAGACGATGAGATGTTCCCGTACTTACGGATGTTTGACCCGTATTCTGGCCATTCGTGGGCAGACGGTCTTGCGACATTTGATTCTGGCAATAACCAAGAATCGTCTTCTGAAGCGATGCATGCTTGGACGAATTTAATTTTGTGGGCTGAAGCAACAAATGATGACGAACTACGTCACCGTACCATTTACTTGTATACGACGGAAATGAGTGCAATTAATGACTATTTCTTTGATGTTCATGACGAGATCCATCCAGATGCCTATCAGCCTGAAATTGTAACGATTAATTGGGGCGGTAAAATGGACCATGCAACATGGTGGAATTCCGGTATGGTTGAAAAATACGCAATTAATTGGCTCCCGATCCATGGTGGCGCATTGTATCTAGGGCATCACCCAAATTATGTCGAACGTGCTTACAATGAATTGTACACGCGCAACGGATCAACTGATTGGAATTGGTGGGCAAACATGGTGTGGGCGTATCGAGCGTTCACTGATCAAGTGATGCTGTTAGCCAAATGA
- a CDS encoding ArsR/SmtB family transcription factor — protein MNVYPNISYTAKLLSEPTRGIVLESLMDGSSRPATELASLAGVSHPTMSSHLSKLVEGKMLAVEHQGRHRYYKLANEEVAELIEKLGTIAPPVHVQSLRQSDKLKRLKNGRTCYDHLAGELGVKITEALLHKQLIIEKDKTYDVTPLGAEWFSLVGINTEQAQTTRRIFAKPCLDWSERHYHISGWLGAQIATLLFSKGWLTKAENSRAVSITEEGASALQELLGIKLKTRQ, from the coding sequence ATGAATGTATATCCGAATATTTCATATACTGCTAAACTCTTGTCAGAACCTACTCGAGGAATTGTTTTAGAAAGCTTGATGGACGGTAGCTCTAGACCTGCAACTGAATTGGCTTCCCTTGCAGGCGTTTCTCACCCGACAATGAGCTCTCACCTGTCAAAATTAGTTGAGGGAAAGATGCTTGCTGTTGAACATCAAGGTCGCCACCGATACTATAAGCTCGCTAATGAAGAAGTAGCAGAACTAATTGAAAAACTAGGAACAATCGCACCGCCTGTACACGTTCAATCTTTACGCCAATCAGACAAGCTTAAGCGCTTGAAAAACGGCCGTACATGCTATGATCATTTGGCTGGAGAACTTGGTGTAAAGATCACAGAAGCATTGCTTCACAAGCAACTAATTATTGAAAAGGATAAGACGTATGATGTCACACCACTAGGTGCAGAATGGTTCTCTCTTGTAGGGATTAATACAGAGCAAGCTCAAACAACCAGACGTATTTTTGCAAAACCCTGTCTCGACTGGAGTGAGCGTCACTACCATATTTCTGGTTGGTTAGGCGCACAAATTGCTACACTTCTGTTCTCAAAAGGATGGCTAACAAAAGCAGAAAATAGCCGTGCCGTATCCATAACAGAAGAAGGAGCAAGCGCTTTACAAGAACTCTTAGGAATCAAGTTAAAGACTAGACAATGA
- a CDS encoding DinB family protein, producing the protein MNAIELTKINVKETRRRSIKLWKSLPDCWLSWRPDKEAMSFGEMIRHVWSATPQYQQILENSGSIAGSIEFSFEKEPILSVEKEIQLAEPYFEAFLCYIESLEVSEMDKKLIDRADVGYQRHLGDMLLRIAYHDAVHAGQFLQYQRMVGLDRPLIWD; encoded by the coding sequence ATGAATGCAATTGAACTAACTAAGATCAATGTAAAAGAAACACGCCGTCGCTCAATAAAACTATGGAAGTCGCTCCCAGATTGTTGGTTAAGCTGGCGACCAGACAAAGAAGCGATGTCTTTTGGTGAAATGATACGCCATGTATGGAGTGCAACTCCTCAATACCAACAAATTCTTGAAAACAGTGGGTCTATTGCTGGCTCAATCGAGTTCTCTTTTGAGAAAGAGCCCATTCTTTCTGTGGAAAAAGAGATTCAATTAGCAGAGCCTTATTTTGAAGCATTTCTTTGTTACATAGAAAGTCTTGAAGTAAGCGAAATGGACAAGAAGTTGATTGATCGCGCCGATGTAGGTTATCAACGCCATTTAGGGGATATGTTATTGCGAATTGCTTATCATGATGCGGTTCATGCAGGGCAATTTCTACAATATCAACGTATGGTAGGGTTAGATAGACCGTTAATATGGGATTAG